Proteins encoded in a region of the Gopherus flavomarginatus isolate rGopFla2 chromosome 19, rGopFla2.mat.asm, whole genome shotgun sequence genome:
- the LYRM9 gene encoding LYR motif-containing protein 9, with protein MTMTPLRGAELVQKPLQLYRYLLRCCKELPTENIQQHYRHAIRQSFRVHADEDSPERIQQIIKRAIEDADWVMNKYKSEK; from the exons ATGACAATGACTCCATTACGGGGGGCTGAATTAGTCCAGAAGCCTTTGCAGTTATACCGCTACCTGCTTCGATGTTGTAAGGAGCTACCTACAGAAAATATCCAACAGCATTACAGACATGCAATCAGACAG AGTTTCCGAGTTCATGCAGATGAAGATAGTCCTGAGAGAATCCAGCAGATTATTAAGCGAGCCATTGAAGACGCTGACTGGGTCATGAATAAA TATAAGAGTGAGAAGTAG